The following DNA comes from Paramormyrops kingsleyae isolate MSU_618 unplaced genomic scaffold, PKINGS_0.4 ups27, whole genome shotgun sequence.
aagtatagttctcatttatcataatgtaaaattcaataaccttttctgactattaatctgcacaatttaataatttaattaatattacctaatttgtttatcattttctgcaatcactgtgcgtttaagcaagttttaaaactagctgtgaaattgttgatgctgttgttgatctgaatgttgctgacagagccttaggatacgtctctatacacatgagtgaggggatggatgcactattctatggaggcctctgaagagaaaaaaattatcccaattttatattgagagggatggttaattcctttttaatacagacaacgttaaaagtccctgttctgccgttgatcttttgcatgcatgctatcatgtattagtttactctgtattttgatcacgtcaaactaaaaaatttttggtcgtatttttgttcctaattttgaagtaattgtaaaataaaaatgttgttcttttccgccgccatgcttcgtcttacttgtgaaggttatacttgcattgaacttgctttgtagacagtaagatcctgccggcattaattctccactgtgtggtaattttgagaaattgcgcacgtttcttatcccgtcagaatcggtaaaactaacgccatgcgaatgtgtcttagcgcagagtttaaaatatttacggtttccggtcaatgaaggcagtttgaaataaaacaaaaacggttaaactttctggatgcgcaaactctcgctcttggcaaaatggtgcagatagttgagataaaggactgttactcgatgagatttcgaatccatcactccttaaacgtggagaacatggatccagaaggtattaatgattatagtgattaaatgataataaagttgtagctcccggtatgtgacagacgaaatgaacggccaagtctgcattggcctaatgcttgttagtcttgaggtaaagctgataagtaacacctttggttttcgaggtaaaataaccgacctgttgaaaaattcaacttttatctacagaaacgaatgtattttgaactgcaaacggatacattggaagcagagttttaaaatgagaaaatgtaacgatgtgataggaaatgccgttcgttatactccccttctgtctcccattcttgctcatcttgtttaaataataagaaaatgaaaagcaagatcactgttagtgacaaaagtgcaggactaaatgtgtttcatttaatatttattcatttggatatgtgtgagagtaagcgtatgcatggatgttgtcttctggtttagctttcttagctttatcggtaattcacattatttcatttatctgacaatctgaagcccatggactcattttaaactgattttgtagtagagtatttatccagttattgtcatgttcttatatatctctctgtgttccattttgtcccagttcatgagtttgtggaggacaagttcatctccattctggtcgtgaacttcgagaggagcccactgaccatggagaacttgctgtctctggccctcagtgtcccttcattttattggcggctcactggggaggagttggatcccagcctattgcacgtagcaactgcacggctgcaagtggtacatcatggtacagagactggtgtccagcatggggatggagaatcaccagctgaggaggatgaccattacggacaggagctgccatcacccagctctagaagggaggcttcccctgcagctccagcatccacgactgaggatgctaatgggcttcctgaggctctccccttggcctggggtgaagatgagccctcatctccatccttatctgtggcttctgacactcaacctggaagtcagattgagccagaacatgctgagccctccagctccaccttctggatccctgtgggccctaacagcacgtggcagcagcttgagatcgaaggccgcaactacctgcggaagctggatgagctcagcatccccgagggactctggggcattacggactacggtgatgaccacaccgtgctcatgtccgtgcatgtctccgtgcatgtgagcagttctctgcgaacatggggcgtgaggcaggaggagaggcctcctcagaggcccgctggcaccagtcagaggaagcgcaaggccgagcccgacgacaccagcggctcaagttctcctccaccgcacaagaggcccatgcgcttctgactggattccatgtttttacgctgtaagttacatttttgtttcaacataattagaagatcccgcaggaaaatattagtcagttacttaataaatgaccaaaaagtagttgaataggacagctggccaacgtgtctgtgtgctttcactgactggcaccctgacatataatgatttttaacaacgagggggaaaaactcatacagtaaattagttaacaataattagtaatcaagtatagttctcatttatcataatgtaaaattcaataaccttttctgactattaatctgcacaatttaataatttaattaatattacctaatttgtttatcattttctgcaatcactgtgcgtttaagcaagttttaaaactagctgtgaaattgttgatgctgttgttgatctgaatgttgctgacagagccttaggatacgtctctatacacatgagtgaggggatggatgcactattctatggaggcctctgaagagaaaaaaattatcccaattttatattgagagggatggttaattcctttttaatgcagacaacgttaaaagtccctgttctgccgttgatcttttgcatgcatgctatcatgtattagtttactctgtattttgatcacatgtcaaactaaagaatttttggtcatatttttgttcctaattttgaagtaattgtaaaataaaaatgttgttcttttccgccgccatgcttcgtcttacttgtgaaggttatacttgcattgaacttgctttgtagacagtaagatcctgccggcattaattctccactgtgtggtaattttgagaaattgcgcacgtttcttatcccgtcagaatcggtaaaactaacgccatgcgaatgtgtcttagcgcagagtttaaaatatttacggtttccggtcaatgaaggcagtttgaaataaaacaaaaacggttaaactttctggatgcgcaaactctcgctcttggcaaaatggtgcagatagttgagataaaggactgttactcgatgagatttcgaatccatcactccttaaacgtggagaacatggatccagaaggtattaatgattatagtgattaaatgataataaagttgtagctcccggtatgtgacagacgaaatgaacggccaagtctgcattggcctaatgcttgttagtcttgaggtaaagctgataagtaacacctttggttttcgaggtaaaataaccgacctgttgaaaaattcaacttttatctacagaaacgaatgtattttgaactgcaaacggatacattggaagcagagttttaaaatgagaaaatgtaacgatgtgataggaaatgccgttcgttatactccccttctgtctcccattcttgctcatcttgtttaaataataagaaaatgaaaagcaagatcactgttagtgacaaaagtgcaggactaaatgtgtttcatttaatatttattcatttggatatgtgtgagagtaagcgtatgcatggatcttgtcttctggtttagctttcttagctttatcggtaattcacattatttcatttatctgacaatctgaagcccatggactcattttaaactgattttgtagtagagtatttatccagttattgtcatgttcttatatatctctctgtgttccattttgtcccagttcatgagtttgtggaggacaagttcatctccattctggtcgtgaacttcgagaggagcccactgaccatggagaacttgcagtctctggccctcagtgtcccttcattttattggcggctcactggggaggagttggatcccagcctattgcacgtagcaactgcatggctgcaagtggtacatcatggtacagagactggtgtccagcatggggatggagaatcaccagctgaggaggatgaccattacggacaggagctgccatcacccagctctagaagggcggcttcccctgcagctccagcatccacgactgaggatgctaatgggcttcctgaggctctccccttggcctggggtgaagatgagccctcatctccatcattatctgtggcttctgacactcaacctggaagtcagattgagccagaacatgctgagccctccagctccaccttctggatccttgtgggccctaacagcacatggcagcagcttgagatcgaaggccgcaactacctgcggaagctggatgagctcagcatccccgagggactctggagcattacggactacggtgatgatcacaccgtggtcatgtccgtgcatgtctccgtgcatgtgagcagttctctgcgaacatggggcgtgaggcaggaggagaggcctcctcagaggcccgctggcaccagtcagaggaagcgcaaggccgagcccgacgacaccagcggctcaagttctcctccaccgcacaagagggccatgcgcttctgactggattccatgtttttacgctgtaacttacatttttatttcaacataattagaagatcccgcaggaaaatattagtcagtttagggctggacaataattcgatatcaatatatatcgcgatagaattttttttcaataacggtgatacgatttttaaacacatttcctatatttcgatatacatttgaatatatatatattcatatatattcgtgtatatatatattcatatatattcgtgtatatatatatatatatatacacacacacacagtcgaacccacttatctcgtcctcggttaactcgccaaccctattaagttggcgtttttgaagtggaaccgccaaattcggcacttaacattggttatctcgatccccgtgacgattcgccggcttttaaaaatgtatcacaagtgctaaacagcgcgtattcaaatcgcattcgcagggtaatttgctaaacaacgcagctgtgaaacgcgatccaggtaaaacttttttagacagcataaataatattgaagcatttgttttcaagcagactgttaaaggcaaaagcaacaaagcattttagaaaccatagtaaccgcgtgtatgatacttatcagagctgtgtcagagcgaaatgactcgtgaatttaattttgacactggttagctttttgtaaaaacgaactacagtacaccccgcaggttttttgtgagcgatctttgtgttttcaattttggagaatataattaaaggtttgtatcgagaaacgacggtggtttttattgtatactagtaaatttctgctgttagttggtgcatatgccttttgttagccaatatgtatgtcggggccggctctacgctggggcaacgcccccttaagcaaacgtcctgcccccttaaatcaaacttttagaagttgaggaagaaaataataattacccacaaactgaatatggacaagatttactacagtagctgaaaaatccactgaaaaaggcacaaacgagatgataagtttcacttcttgttcgctctttctgtttgtgcgcgggctcacactgcactcggcagagatcccccactcaccctccccccagctaaacatccaatcactgttagtatgcaaatgagtccgtttctcagtaggcagggcagagcgaaatgagctgcgcgattgcgggaggggaagcagcaatctctctcgtcaaaatcataacgactcgtgagatcatggttcgaattatttttgtctatttgggggggtcttgatcggggggtactgtaccctccagtacccccccgatcaagacccccccaaatagacaaaaatagcagtttggggggggggtcttaacatttttcttttgtttttttttttttaaagaaagataacctcaccatataggaaaattttatgtaaaactatttcagacacccctagtgtggaccgtaccattttaaccacctcggcgctagaagcagcttagccagtcagttacgtcattcattctcattgagcgacttgttcgttgtgatttcaagatttcaagattctttattcgtcacatacatagttataacaagtacaacatgtagtgaaatgaaccctgaccgatcctatttttcagttttatatttcaagactcggtgaattgattttttctttttcataacttagcctaccctttttagttttggtaatattggcaatagtgaaaagtgttttgttgggttcaaatatgtttgatataggccatccaattaaggtaaatgtcatgtttttacttgttttaatctgatgaggaatatttttcagttttccccctgagggattgccaccttatgtggtcagggggtttgcgtgcctcagtgaccctaagagctacaccagcagaagcttagccttcaggtgggacacccaagttggacaggtcttagggtagaggcctgacaaagtgcaatccaattacatgacaaaaactgttatccagagcaccaccccacccctttaccgcctttgtcgccaccatgtgcccccttcacatttatgtctgccccctcatatatgcatgtctagaaccggccccgatgcatgtacatatttatattatgccgatcacgtcaaacaaatcgcggcaatgccaaaaacaccaaaaacctgtgcatgtacattctcagttattaatgcacataaataaatttcaagcacatgttaatatattgctgccatattggttttcggttatctcgatcatcggttatctcgacgctttttggcaacctcctaggccggcgacataactgggttcgactgtatatgaattatcagcctgttctagtttaaatggaaatatattattgttaataagctgagtctaagagttttatttatttgatagtttatttcacatttcttgtttgtacaggctaaatacaaataaaaagtgaaccttatttttttttgtactgtttttattaaaaaaaaaaattatataattttaataggaggagcctggaggtattatagactttgcaaattcagtttgcagacatccattgtgtgtgtcctcggcagttttttcctgaggctttttaatattgtccatatcgatatcggaattataccgtatcgaccaaaattaagaaatatatcgtgatataattttttgccatatcgtccagtcctaagtcagttacttaataaatgaccaaaaagtagttgaataggacagctggccaacgtgtctgtgtgcttccactgactggcaccctgacatataatgatttttaacaacatctgttactcgatgagatttcgaatccatcactatactgtatatgtcagggtgccagtcagtggaagcacacagacacgttggccagctgtcctattcaactactttttggtcatttattaagtaactgactaatattttcctgcgggatcttctaattatgttgaaataaaaatgtaacttacagcgtaaaaacatggaatccagtcagaagcgcatgggcctcttgtgcggtggaggagaacttgagccgctggtgtcgtcgggctcggccttgcgcttcctctgactggtgccagcgggcctctgaggaggcctctcctcctgcctcgtgccccatgttcgcagagaactgctcacatgcacggagacatgcacggacatgaccacggtgtgatcatcaccgtagtccgtaatgctccagagtccctcggggatgctgagctcatccagcttctgcaggtagttgcggccttcgatctcaagctgctgccacgtgctgttagggcccacagggatccagaaggtggagctggagggctcagcatgttctgggttcactgggttcgtttcgagggacgaaaaatcctttttttcgccgattacagcggccagacggctcgagctcgcaaggctatgtcccccgttctgaagaaggctcgggaagctggtgttcctgcttttctgttgtacccgactaaagttcgcctttcttttgcgggtaaccagtggttttttaccgacccagaagaagctcttcaggcaatcggcgctttcacctccaccgggtcctggccaatttaatatgcctattcggtctgctttgttgtttgcctgttattatattgcggtcacactgtgcgtgtggagtatataaatcgggtgcttttctgttaacgattttgtgtctgttctatagttgattttgctttgtagtttacgccgggggtggccggcgggcttgagtattcacgcatgccttatcccctgcgtgtcacgcgctggcttttggccccgcgctgttctggggggatgggggggaggggggtgttttgtggttgttttgccttggggttcgcgcccttcggctcattggatgatggtgttctttcttatggggtgttaggggtttgtattactggagcttatttgtttatgggttgtctgttttcactaattccttctctaacgatgtgctactctattgacgtctccctctttgtctctctctctccagtattgtgctgtggatctatgtcttttatagctgctgatggctaacttagttatggctacctggaacgtgaggacgctttcgacccctcagaagcgctctagtgtcacagacattttgtttagaaatagggtggacattgcttttttgcaggagacacatttggagtgcattggtgcatttggaccaagcgcatgaggctcgtatcgccagggtgcgggccgaacgcaatggtttacttttgcgtaaggctgaatttcttgtacatcgcactaggacacggtattacgctagtggcctggtaagttgttggcgcttaggctccgccagtgtgacacttttcaagtgtaaaattcaaggatggagctgtaaccaccaagccttctgaaattaatgaccgttttcttgatttctataaggatctctacttatccgacagccctccatctcagacagccctggactcgcctttttccctggcttctctccctatacttgctcagcaggatgccttactactggaagcccccattacattttgtgagctcactgaggcccttaagtcattttctaagaataaagctcctgggatggatggtattcaagctgaggtgctgctcaccttctgggcacagttagcctcccctctgtttcgtatgctgtcctccgccatacgctcctctcagctccaccccgctttaaattctgtgataatctctttgcttttaaaacagggcaaagactctgctgattgttccagctaccgtcccctatctttaatgaactctgatgttaagctattggctaaggtgttggctcgccgccttcagttaatgatagctatgattgtacatcccgatcagaccggttttatttcagctcgctacgcagccgacaatatgcgtcgtcttctgcatattgttaaaaatgattattctcccactgctcttttctcattggatgccgagaaggcctttgacaggcttaattggagtttcctctgggaaattttttttttgccccgcttaaatttcttaagtgctatgcttcctttgccgcccccttcccactttttgaaagatgtccggtcgacagtaacgtcctttctctggaatgcccgcaagcctcgcataaggtactcctttcttactctttctagagatgatgggggtctcgctctaccggaatatgaatggtaccactggtcctttgttctccgttcggtctggcactggcttcagcctcccccatcaccgccttcctggtttccaatagaggagaatctggcgcgtccgcatcagctgcaacatctcccttttctctccctgaaagctaaggcagctaaacctgtgctaggctcaattgtgtcttatgctgtgcagattttccatcgggtcgagaagcgcactggctctgtccctgtctggcactcaaatacaccagtatttcttaatagagcgcttaacattggtggtcagcccatcacaaactcccggtggatctcgtccggaatccgtgttttgggtgatctatttgatgactctggcctcctcacgttccaggctctcagctctaaatttcctatccctccttcttccttctttttctttctacaactgcgatctgtcttcagaacatgtgggatttccttctctgctcctttgcctattcaccccttttgcaaatttgtggcttccctgtccaaatctaatagaccagtctccacgctggacatgtttttgcgtaatgctggtcaggttattccacctgttgcccgtaaatggggtgatatctcttctccttctccattgtgctggcgcaccatttttaaaaatattaagcgggcttctag
Coding sequences within:
- the LOC140583972 gene encoding uncharacterized protein isoform X8, giving the protein MFLRFHEFVEDKFISILVVNFERSPLTMENLLSLALSVPSFYWRLTGEELDPSLLHVATARLQVVHHGTETGVQHGDGESPAEEDDHYGQELPSPSSRREASPAAPASTTEDANGLPEALPLAWGEDEPSSPSLSVASDTQPGSQIEPEHAEPSSSTFWIPVGPNSTWQQLEIEGRNYLRKLDELSIPEGLWGITDYGDDHTVLMSVHVSVHVSSSLRTWGVRQEERPPQRPAGTSQRKRKAEPDDTSGSSSPPPHKRPMRF
- the LOC140583972 gene encoding uncharacterized protein isoform X7 gives rise to the protein MVQIVEIKDCYSMRFRIHHSLNVENMDPEVHEFVEDKFISILVVNFERSPLTMENLLSLALSVPSFYWRLTGEELDPSLLHVATARLQVVHHGTETGVQHGDGESPAEEDDHYGQELPSPSSRREASPAAPASTTEDANGLPEALPLAWGEDEPSSPSLSVASDTQPGSQIEPEHAEPSSSTFWIPVGPNSTWQQLEIEGRNYLRKLDELSIPEGLWGITDYGDDHTVLMSVHVSVHVSSSLRTWGVRQEERPPQRPAGTSQRKRKAEPDDTSGSSSPPPHKRPMRF